From Acomys russatus chromosome 25, mAcoRus1.1, whole genome shotgun sequence, a single genomic window includes:
- the Sox8 gene encoding transcription factor SOX-8: protein MLDMSEARAQPPCSPSGTASSMSHVEDSDSDAPPSPAGSEGLGRAGGGGRGDTAEAADERFPACIRDAVSQVLKGYDWSLVPMPVRGGGGGTLKAKPHVKRPMNAFMVWAQAARRKLADQYPHLHNAELSKTLGKLWRLLSENEKRPFVEEAERLRVQHKKDHPDYKYQPRRRKSVKTGRGDSDSGTELGHHPGGPMYKADVVLSDAHHHSDHTGQTNGPPTPPTTPKTDLHQASSGGKQELRLEGRRLVDSGRQNIDFSNVDISELSSEVISNMDTFDVHEFDQYLPLNGHSGLPTEPSQATASGSYGGTSYPHSGATGIGVSPVWAHKGAPSASASPTEAGPLRPHIKTEQLSPSHYNDQSHGSPGRADYGSYSAQASVTTAASATAASSFASAQCDYTDLQASNYYSPYPGYPPSLYQYPYFHSSRRPYASPLLNGLSMPPAHSPSSNWDQPVYTTLTRP, encoded by the exons ATGCTGGACATGAGTGAGGCCCGCGCCCAGCCGCCCTGCAGCCCTTCTGGCACCGCTAGCTCCATGTCACACGTGGAAGATTCAGACTCCGACGCGCCGCCGTCGCCCGCGGGATCGGAAGGCCTGGGCCGCGCGGGGGGCGGCGGCCGAGGGGATACTGCTGAGGCAGCGGACGAACGCTTCCCAGCCTGCATCCGTGATGCCGTGTCGCAGGTGCTTAAGGGCTATGACTGGAGTCTGGTGCCTATGCCCGTGCGCGGCGGTGGTGGCGGCACGCTCAAGGCTAAGCCACACGTGAAGCGGCCCATGAACGCCTTCATGGTGTGGGCGCAGGCGGCGCGCCGCAAGCTGGCGGACCAATACCCGCATCTCCATAACGCAGAACTCAGCAAGACCTTGGGCAAGCTGTGGCG CTTGCTGAGTGAAAACGAGAAGCGTCCTTTTGTGGAGGAGGCTGAGAGGCTCCGTGTCCAACACAAGAAAGACCACCCAGATTACAAATACCAGCCACGACGAAGAAAGAGTGTGAAGACTGGCCGGGGTGACTCGGACTCTGGCACCGAACTGGGCCACCACCCTGGTGGTCCCATGTACAAAGCTGATGTAGTGCTCAGCGATGCGCATCACCACAGCGACCACACAG GCCAGACCAATGGgccgcccaccccacccaccacccccaagACAGACCTACACCAGGCCAGCAGTGGAGGCAAGCAAGAGCTAAGGCTGGAAGGGCGCCGCCTGGTGGACAGCGGGCGCCAGAACATCGACTTCAGCAACGTGGACATCTCGGAGCTCAGCAGCGAAGTTATCAGTAACATGGATACCTTCGATGTTCACGAGTTTGACCAATACTTGCCCCTCAATGGCCATTCAGGCCTGCCCACAGAGCCCAGCCAggccactgcctctggctcctatGGGGGAACTTCCTACCCCCACTCCGGAGCAACTGGCATAGGCGTGTCCCCTGTGTGGGCCCACAAGGGAGCTCCCTCGGCCTCAGCCTCACCCACAGAGGCAGGACCCCTTCGGCCACATATCAAGACGGAGCAGTTGAGTCCCAGCCACTACAACGACCAGTCACATGGCTCACCTGGCCGTGCTGACTACGGCTCCTACAGTGCCCAGGCCAGTGTCACCACGGCTGCCTCTGCCACAGCTGCCAGCTCCTTCGCCAGTGCACAGTGTGACTACACTGACCTGCAGGCTTCTAACTACTACAGCCCCTACCCTGGCTACCCTCCCAGCCTCTACCAATATCCTTATTTCCACTCATCCCGCCGGCCCTATGCCTCTCCGCTGCTCAATGGGCTCTCCATGCCGCCTGCACACAGTCCCAGCAGCAACTGGGACCAGCCTGTGTACACCACCCTGACCCGGCCCTGA